In the Topomyia yanbarensis strain Yona2022 chromosome 3, ASM3024719v1, whole genome shotgun sequence genome, one interval contains:
- the LOC131694175 gene encoding probable chitinase 10 isoform X1: MIAVFIIVHFGLFIHLTTARFMSDNICLAMPNGQKLPVTGDCGSYIVCEYNTQSIRHCASGTLFDPVTHVCNWASMVRCGETPTLPPTWISSSQAPIVTPRPITTIPPATNPPPTNPPPTNPTTKAPVTTIRTTTTTLAPVTSSPPNNNPYPQCASDGFYFIPHPSACESYYICAYGMLILHSCGQGVYWNTDTNQCDFPYNTNCSNLPNPAKPETSTPSIGTTTASTLPNCRGTEIFHPSIEHCAKYYICIGSSPILMSCPSDYLWNPAISQCDRPENTRCATSFH, translated from the exons ATGATTGCAGTTTTCATAATAGTCCATTTTGGACTATTCATACATCTAACCACCGCCAGATTTATGTCGGATAAC ATATGTTTAGCAATGCCAAATGGGCAGAAGTTACCTGTGACGGGTGATTGCGGCTCTTACATAGTTTGCGAATATAACACCCAAAGCATAAGACATTGTGCCAGCGGAACTTTATTCGACCCAGTGACCCATGTATGCAACTGGGCTAGTATGGTGCGCTGCGGAGAAACGCCTACCCTTCCACCGACGTGGATATCATCTTCACAGGCACCTATCGTAACACCGAGACCAATAACGACTATTCCACCAGCAACTAATCCTCCCCCGACTAATCCTCCACCAACTAACCCTACAACTAAGGCCCCTGTTACAACCATTCGAACTACTACTACAACACTTGCACCGGTAACCAGCAGCCCACCGAATAACAACCCATACCCTCAGTGTGCTAGTGATGGTTTCTACTTCATTCCGCATCCTTCGGCATGTGAAAGCTACTACATCTGTGCCTATGGAATGCTCATTCTGCACAGCTGTGGACAGGGTGTCTACTGGAACACGGACACCAATCAATGTGATTTCCCGTATAACACGAACTGTTCGAATCTACCCAATCCTGCCAAACCCGAAACATCGACTCCCTCGATAGGAACCACTACAGCATCCACACTTCCGA ATTGCAGAGGTACCGAAATTTTCCACCCAAGCATTGAGCATTGTGCCAAATATTACATTTGCATAGGATCGTCGCCAATACTGATGAGCTGCCCATCAGACTATCTCTGGAATCCGGCAATTTCCCAGTGTGACAGACCGGAAAATACGCGTTGTGCTACTTCTTTTCACTAA
- the LOC131694175 gene encoding probable chitinase 10 isoform X2 — protein MKVFIIVHFGLFIHLTTARFMSDNICLAMPNGQKLPVTGDCGSYIVCEYNTQSIRHCASGTLFDPVTHVCNWASMVRCGETPTLPPTWISSSQAPIVTPRPITTIPPATNPPPTNPPPTNPTTKAPVTTIRTTTTTLAPVTSSPPNNNPYPQCASDGFYFIPHPSACESYYICAYGMLILHSCGQGVYWNTDTNQCDFPYNTNCSNLPNPAKPETSTPSIGTTTASTLPNCRGTEIFHPSIEHCAKYYICIGSSPILMSCPSDYLWNPAISQCDRPENTRCATSFH, from the exons ATGAAAG TTTTCATAATAGTCCATTTTGGACTATTCATACATCTAACCACCGCCAGATTTATGTCGGATAAC ATATGTTTAGCAATGCCAAATGGGCAGAAGTTACCTGTGACGGGTGATTGCGGCTCTTACATAGTTTGCGAATATAACACCCAAAGCATAAGACATTGTGCCAGCGGAACTTTATTCGACCCAGTGACCCATGTATGCAACTGGGCTAGTATGGTGCGCTGCGGAGAAACGCCTACCCTTCCACCGACGTGGATATCATCTTCACAGGCACCTATCGTAACACCGAGACCAATAACGACTATTCCACCAGCAACTAATCCTCCCCCGACTAATCCTCCACCAACTAACCCTACAACTAAGGCCCCTGTTACAACCATTCGAACTACTACTACAACACTTGCACCGGTAACCAGCAGCCCACCGAATAACAACCCATACCCTCAGTGTGCTAGTGATGGTTTCTACTTCATTCCGCATCCTTCGGCATGTGAAAGCTACTACATCTGTGCCTATGGAATGCTCATTCTGCACAGCTGTGGACAGGGTGTCTACTGGAACACGGACACCAATCAATGTGATTTCCCGTATAACACGAACTGTTCGAATCTACCCAATCCTGCCAAACCCGAAACATCGACTCCCTCGATAGGAACCACTACAGCATCCACACTTCCGA ATTGCAGAGGTACCGAAATTTTCCACCCAAGCATTGAGCATTGTGCCAAATATTACATTTGCATAGGATCGTCGCCAATACTGATGAGCTGCCCATCAGACTATCTCTGGAATCCGGCAATTTCCCAGTGTGACAGACCGGAAAATACGCGTTGTGCTACTTCTTTTCACTAA